Proteins encoded together in one Porites lutea chromosome 2, jaPorLute2.1, whole genome shotgun sequence window:
- the LOC140927683 gene encoding uncharacterized protein, translating into MGGMSVEEPGQSACYHGRKTRVFCVLYHVVLTVLTVTSIALSSYAVLKSGNGATDGSPQKPHPVDGNTNYRMWSLVGMSNDGLMVLNPSGSNFYCNGSFSGSGSGQGLSTVTTSEINFNQNDVSLLFNDGGQQYVLTVNTATQNDVVASRYESGSSYPPNSRFTFDYYWSYTFFRYSSDSTKFLGCDSTGMVTLVDGMQATEYPNPQALFILNKI; encoded by the exons ATGGGAGGAATGTCTGTGGAG GAACCAGGTCAAAGCGCCTGTTATCATGGACGGAAGACTAGGGTGTTCTGTGTTTTGTACCATGTGGTTTTGACGGTGTTGACTGTAACCAGTATTGCCTTGTCGAGTTATGCTGTACTTAAATCGGGAAATGGGGCTACCGACGGCAGTCCGCAGAAACCCCACCCAGTTGACGGGAACACAAATTATCGAATGTGGAGCCTTGTTGGCATGTCAAACGATGGTTTAATGGTGCTAAACCCATCTGGCAGTAATTTTTATTGCAACGGTTCTTTCAGTGGCAGCGGCA GTGGACAGGGTTTATCGACTGTTACCACCAGTGAGATTAACTTTAATCAGAACGATGTCAGTCTTCTCTTCAACGACGGCGGACAACAATACGTCCTAACTGTAAACACAGCAACACAGAACGACGTAGTAGCTTCG CGATATGAATCTGGATCATCATATCCTCCCAACTCTCGCTTTACCTTCGATTACTACTGGAGTTACACCTTTTTCCGCTACTCGTCGGACAGCACAAAGTTCTTGGGATGTGATAGCACCGGCATGGTTACGTTAGTGGATGGGATGCAGGCTACTGAGTATCCAAACCCTCAAGCGCTGTTTATCCTCAACAAAATTTAA
- the LOC140927684 gene encoding uncharacterized protein has product MLAAISLGMSSYAVYQVTMDEKGRTNINPFYKPHQVDGNKQYRMWNPVSMSNDGLLQLNPFDGNVYCNGSFSNSGSEQGLSTVKTSEIEMSQNEVSLLFNISGQVYALTVDTTQNALTVLPYSSGEYPTNSRFKIDYYWSYTFFPYKLDNTTFLGCDGTGRAMLVDGMQFFEYPNPQALFILNEV; this is encoded by the exons ATGTTGGCTGCAATCAGTTTAGGGATGTCAAGCTACGCTGTGTATCAAGTGACAATGGATGAAAAAGGTCGCACCAACATCAATCCTTTTTATAAACCCCACCAAGTTGACGGGAACAAACAATATCGAATGTGGAATCCTGTTAGTATGTCAAACGATGGTTTGTTGCAGCTAAACCCATTTGATGGCAATGTTTATTGCAACGGTTCTTTCAGTAACAGTGGAA GTGAACAGGGTTTATCAACTGTTAAGACCAGTGAGATTGAAATGTCACAGAACGAGGTCAGTCTTCTCTTCAACATCAGCGGTCAAGTATACGCCCTTACTGTAGACACAACGCAGAACGCCCTCACAGTTTTG CCATATTCATCTGGAGAATATCCAACCAATTCTCGCTTCAAAATTGATTACTACTGGAGTTATACCTTTTTCCCATACAAGTTGGACAACACAACATTTTTGGGATGTGATGGCACTGGCAGGGCTATGTTGGTGGATGGGATGCAGTTCTTTGAGTATCCAAACCCTCAAGCGCTGTTTATCCTCAACGAAGTTTAA